From the Oceanobacillus kimchii X50 genome, the window TAAACTTTTAAAGTGTTTTTCGATTTAATTAATCTCCTTTCTGATACATTACCATCCATTCATCAATTGAAAATGATAGAAGTTGCTCTTTTTGTTGCTTAACATCAAAATAAGCTTTTACTCTAGTATTAGCATCTAAAAGATAAGATTCCACAGCATTTTTCTGTTTTGGATCTTCAACAGTACGATTAACCCAATCTTGGAAGGGGAGTATTTTCTTTTGAAGTTGCTCTTTTCTAATAGATAAAGGGTAGGTAGAAATAATTTGTTTCCATTCAGAAACCTTTAACGATCGCATATGACTAGGATCACGTAATTTTTCTAATTCGTTTACATAGAGGTCAAGTTCGTTGTCCTCACTGGAAATATTATCAACGAAAATAAATGTACCTTTTGGTTTTAGTACTCGATTTGTTTCTTCTATAAATTTTGTAGGATTTGGGAAATGATGAGCTGCAATTCGGCAACTTACGATATCAAAAGTTTGATCTAAAAACGGCAAGTTCTCTGCATCAACAACGACATATTGGATATTTGTATAGTTTATTAAATGATAACGTGTTTCTTGAAGCATTTCAGGAGTTAAATCAGTTGCTATCACATTTTTTACATGGGGAGAAAATTGCTTCGCTACATGTCCACCACCTGTTGCAATATCTAACATAACCATTTCCTTATTCGGTGCTGTCCATGCGATCATCTTTTCCAATTCTTTTTCATTCGCGTGAGTTTTACTTGTTATATACGCATTACTATTCTTAGCGAATGCCTTCTTTACTAACGATTTTTCATCCATCAACATCTTCCTTTTCCATTTAATTTTAGAATTTCATTTACTATTAGTTTATGTGGTATGATGTAATAAGTAAAATACAATAAATTGATTGGTATTGATAACATATACTTATATGAGGTGTTTTAAATGAGGATGGATGATTATGAATTATTAATACGTTTAAATGAAATTGGTACCATTCGTGGAACGGCAAAGGCTGTTTTAATTTCCCAACCAGCTGTTACTCAACGTTTAAAATATATGGAAGACTATTTTGGTGAAGCAATATTTATTCGAACTTCTAAACGTCTACTACCAACTCCTGCTGGTGAGATTATTATTCAACATGCAAAGCGAGTCATTTATCAAGAAAAAGTCTTAAAGAACCGATTAGCAGAGACCGGTGAAGAAATCCAAGGAACCCTCTCTATTGCTTGCTCTACTTTAATTAGCCAGCGATTTTTACCGAGTATCTTAGGTGAATTTACAGCTAATTATCCGAAAGTAACAATTGATTTAGTTACAGGTATTAGTGAAGATATTAGACGAAACCACAAAAAATATCATATTTGTATCATAAGAGGCGAGAAATTAAAGGAAACGACTTCTGTTCATTTATTTGATGATCCACTGTATATGTTTGATACAGAACATTTTCCATCTAATCAAGTAAAGGAAAGGCCGTTAATTTCTTTTAAAAGTGATGATAGTATGCATGAACTTGTTGATAACTGGTTATATCATCAACAAGAATCTATTAATCCCGTAAAAACATTAACCGTAGATCAAATCGAAACTTGTAAACAATTTATGAAACAAGGAATTGGAATGGCAGTTTTACCTGAAAGTGTTTCTGATCATCTAAAAGAAGAATATCCTCATATTGCGCTTGAAATTAATGGAAAGCCGGTAACACGCGATACGTGGGTATGTTATCAAGAAGGCATCCGCAAATTACCACAGGTAGATCATTTTCTAGAATTATTACAGAAAACTACTTTTTAAAATTTTTATGTTTACAAATTATATTTAACGGAAATATAAGAACTATACGTTAAATTAATAAGGAGTAGTGATCGTATGAGTGATATTCTATTTACTTCAACAGCTACAGCAAAAAATGGTAGAGACGGACATGTGAAATCAGATGATGGGATTATTGATGTAGATTTAGTTAACCCAGCTGGAGGTAAATCCGATAAAAAAGGATCTAATCCAGAGCAACTATTTGCTGCAGGATATTCTGCTTGTTACGATGGTGCTCTAAATCATGTTGCATCTGAAAAAGGGAAGAAAATAAGTTCTGAGACAACTGCAGATGTCCATTTTATGAAAGATACTTCTGATGGCGGCTTTAAGATTGGAGCTACACTCCATATTAAAATAGAAGGCGTTAGCCAAGATGAAGCGCAAGAATTAGCAGAAGCAGCACACGACTTCTGTCCTTATTCAAAGGCAACGCGAGGCAATATCGAAGTAACTTTAAAACCAGAAGCTGTTTAACATCTAAACAATAAAAGGTTCAAACCAATTCAGGTTTGAACCTTTTTTATAAGCAAAATCTCACTTTATCCTTTTCTTAATCGATCGACAATTTCTTTAGACGGCGTTACATAAATAGTTTTTTGATTATCATAAATGACATAACCTGGTTTGGCGCCGTTTGGTTTTCTGACATGACGAATGGAAGTATAATCCACCGGAACCGAGGACGATTGCTGAGATTTGCTAAAATAAGCAGCTAATTGAGCAGCTTCTTTTATCGTTTGTTCACTAGCTTGTTTATCTCGGATAATCACATGAGATCCGGGGATATCTTTTGTATGCAACCAAATATCATCTCGATTTGCTAAACGCATCGTTGCATATTCATTTTGTTTATTGTTTTTGCCGACAAGGATCGTAGTACCTTCGGAAGAAATGTACTCTTCAGGTGCTGGTTGTTGCGGCTTCTTTTTCTTCTTCGTCTGTCGTTGTTTTTTTAAATAACCTTCTTCTCTTAACTCTTCACGTATTTCCTCGATATCCTCTGTACTAGCAACATCTAATTGTTGTAATAACTGATCTAAATATTGAATTTCCAAGTCTGTACGTTTAATTTCTGATTGCATAATTTGCCTTGATTTTTTTAATTTAGCATAAGTTTTAAAATAACTTTGTGCATTTTCACTTGGTGATTTTTGAGGGTTTAGTTTGATTAATACTTTTTTTTGGTCAGGATCATAATAATCAACAACCTCTACCTGCTTATCACCAAATTGAACTTCATGCATATGAGCAGTTAAGAGTTCTCCTAATCGCTGGTATTCATCGGCGTGTTCTGATTTTTGTATGGTTTGTTGATGTTTTTTTAGTTTTCGTTCATTTTTCTGCTTTTCATTTTTTATAAATCGATATAAATCTTTTGCTTGTTGCTTTACTCTATCACGTTCCGCTTTTCCTGAGTAGAACGTATCTAACATTTGATTTACTGATTCAAATGGTTCTTTCTCAGCATTGCTTTTTGATGTTAATGGAAGTACGTGAAAATCTTCTTTTCCATTTCGGTAGATTGTTGGAGTATATTCATGTGCATCTAATCGACGTTGAACTTTTTCAAACATGGATTGATATTGTTCATTTGTACCTAAAGCTACTTTTGATGCAAAATCTTTCGTAATCAATGGTGAAAAACCTTCCAGTATTTGTAGCATCTGCTGATCAATTTTGCCGGAATTAAAATCAAGCTTTTGAATAAATTGGTCACTTGAAAGTTCTAATGGATGAAACTTTTGTTGATCTGGTGGAGATTGATATGATTGTCCAGGAAGTATGGAACGATGTCTATTTTGTGAATAAGAAATATGTTTTAAGCTATCAATGATTACACCTTTTTCTTGATCGACTAAAATAAGGTTACTATGTTTTCCCATTAGTTCCATTATTAATTGTTTATAGCTTATATCACCAATTTCATTCCTTGTACGTATTGAAAATATTACAATTCGTTCCATACCTTTTTGTTCGATTTTTTCAACAATAGCTCCAGATAAATGCTTTCGTAATACCATACAAAACATCGGAGGCTCTTTTGGATTCATATAAGTATCATTTGTTATATGGAATCTAGCATATGTTGGATGTATCGAAAATAACAAAGACTGATTAACAGAGTTGTTCCTTACTGTCATGACAATTTCACTATCAGTTGGTTGATAGATTTTTGCAATTTTACCACGAACTATTTTATTTTCTAATTCTTCGGTTATGGCTCTAGTAACAATACCATCAAATGGCATAATAAATCACCTCTTGCGACATTATAGCATTTTTTTGTTAAGAACGGCATAGATATGGATTAAGAGCTTGTACAATCTATACATTGTCGGAGGAATGCTGATGAAATGGTATCAATTAGATGTAGAAAAAGTAGAGCAGAAGCTCCAAGTAATTTCAAATCGCGGTCTAAATAACAAACAAGCAGTGGAAAGAAGAAAACAACATGGTGAAAACATATTAGAATCTAAAAAGCAAGTTTCAAACTGGATTCTATTTTTCAAGCAATTTCAAGATTTTATGGTGTTGGTTTTGTTAGCCGCAACATTAATCGCTGGTTTACTTGGAGAATATATTGATGCAATCGCAATTATGGTGATTGTATTAATAAATGGATGCATTGGTTTTTTTCAAGAACAAAAAGCAGAAAATTCACTAGAAAAATTAAAAGAGCTTTCTGCACCAATTGCTAGTGTATTACGTGAAAAACAATGGGAAAAAATATCTTCTCGGGATATTGTTGTCGGAGATGTAGTACGCATTAATAGTGGAGATCGCATTCCAGCTGATATTCGTATTATTAAGTCTAATGGTTTGGAGACCGAGGAATCTGCATTAACTGGAGAGTCACTACCCGTAAGCAAGCATGCTACAGCAATAACTGCTGAGAACTTAGATGTTCAAGATCAAACGAATATGGGGTTTATGGGGACAATGGTCACTCGTGGTTCTGGAACTGGTGTTGTTGTTGGTACAGGCATGAAGACAGTGATGGGCCAGATAGCATCTCTCATTGAAGGAACGAAAAAAACCGTAACCCCACTTGAAATGAAATTGGCAGAATTAGGGAAAATCTTAATTGTAGTTGCTCTCTTATTGACGGTTCTTGTAGTTGGAGTAGGGGTAGTACAAGGCCATCCTATGTACGAAATGTTTCTTGCAGGTGTCTCACTAGCAGTAGCAGCTATTCCTGAAGGACTACCCGCAATCGTGACAGTTGCATTGTCTCTTGGAGTACAACGAATGATACGAAAGAAAGCAATTGTACGCAAATTATCTGCCGTAGAAACCTTAGGATGCGCATCAGTTGTTTGTTCTGACAAAACAGGAACCATGACAGAAAATCAAATGACCGTTAAAGAAATGTATTTGAATGGTGAATATTTATATGTAACTGGAGATGGATACCAAACACAAGGTGATTTCTTTTTAAACAAAAATAAAGTAGAACGAACGCATCCTAATTTGGAAACGATGCTTCTATATGGGATGATATGTAATCATTCTCAGTTGATGGTTAAAAAAGGAAAGAACTTTATTGACGGAGATCCAACGGATGGTGCTTTATTAGTTGCGGCACGAAAATTAGGTTTACATGCTGATAGGAAAGAAGATTATCATGTTATTAAAGAATTACCATTTGATTCTGATCGCAAACGAATGAGCATAATTGTTGAAGACAAGAATGGAATGAAGATGATTATTACTAAAGGTGCTCCTGATGTTTTATTACCTCGATCCACCTATTATTTAGATGAAAATGGAAGGTCACTATTAAAAAAAGAAGATACTAAAGAGATTGAAAATGCAGTGTATCATATGGCTGGAAAAGCTCTCCGTACGATTGCGATTGGAGTTCGTATTTTACCAAATAATATGGATATAGATAGTACAATAATCGAAAATGAACTAACATTTATCGGATTGTATGGATTAATGGATCCACCTAGGAAAGAAGTGAAGTCAGCGATACGGGAATGTAAAGAAGCAGGAATTAAAACAGTAATGATAACAGGAGATCATGCACATACTGCTCGAGCAATTGCAAGTCATTTACAATTGTTACCTGAAAACGGATTACTATTTGAAGGAAAACAATTAAACAACATGTCAGATCAGGAATTGGAAAATGTAATTGAAGACGCATATGTTTTTGCTAGAGTTACTCCTGAACATAAATTGAGAATAGTAAAAGCTTTTCAAAATAAGGGGCATATAGTTGCTATGACAGGAGATGGAGTTAATGACGCTCCAGCTATCAAAGCAAGTGATATTGGAATAAGTATGGGGATTAATGGTACAGATGTAACAAAAGAAGCTTCATCCCTCGTATTAATGGATGATAATTTTGCAACTATTAAATCAGCAATAAATGAAGGCAGAAACATCTATGAAAATATAAGGAAATTTATACGATATCTTCTAGCTTCTAATGTTGGAGAAATATTAGTTATGTTATTTGCTATGTTACTAGCATTACCGCTACCACTTGTTCCGGTACAAATACTTTGGGTGAATTTAGTGACGGATGGATTACCTGCAATGGCGCTTGGTGTGGATAAAGCAGAAAGCGATGTAATGAAGCGTGGACCAAGGAATCCAAGAGAAGGTATTTTTTCAAGAGGATTGGGATATAAAATTGTATCAAGAGGAATATTGATAGGTATTGTTACATTAATTGCTTTTATGGTAACGTATCAAAATAATACTGAACACCTAATTTATGCACAGACTACTGCTTTTGCTACATTAGTAGTTGCACAGTTGATTCATGTTTTTGATTGTCGTAGTGAACATTCCGTTTTTGCAAGAAATCCATTTGGAAATATGTACCTTGTTTATGCGGTAATTTCCTCCTTACTATTGTTATTTGTTGTAATTTATTGGGAACCGCTTCAACCGATCTTCCATACAACTTCTCTTAGCATAATAGATTGGTTGTTAGTTGTTGGATTAGGAGCAATACCAACTGTACTCTTCGGTTACTCAAAAAAATAACCGAACTTTTAAGAAATGAGATCATTAATTTCCCGGATTTTTACGCGTCTGAGAGTAAGTACCGTAAAAGTTCGGGTATTTTGTTATAACTAAAAACCCCTCTTGATCAGGTTAGTTGTTCCTCATTATCTAAAGTTACTATAGATTCTATATTTGGTTTGCTAAATTTTTTTTCTCTTCTAACTCTTCTACACGTATTGTGTCTAGCAAATTTATGGTATAAAATTCGATAAAGATAAAGTATAATGTTACTATTAGAGGAGAATAATCAGAGAAAAAAGTAGTTGTAATATGATTGAGGGGGAAGTAAGTTGAATTTAAGTCTAATAAATATTGGTTTCGGTAACGTTGTTTCTGCCAATCGAATAATTTCAATTGTTTCACCGGAGTCTGCACCTATTAAACGTATTATAACCGTTGCTAGAGATAATAATAAACTAGTGGATGCTACATATGGTAGACGTACAAGAGCAGTTATTATTACAGACAGTGACCATGTTGTTCTTTCTGCTGTTCAGCCAGAAACTGTTGGTCAGCGAGTAATTAGTAATGATGAAATTTCAGATGAGTAGAATCACATAGTAGGAGGAAATAAGTTGATAAAAGAGAAAGGCATTTTATTTATTCTATCTGGTCCATCCGGAGTTGGAAAAGGGACGGTAAGAAAAAAACTATTTGAAGAAGAAACGGATTTACAATACTCTATTTCTATGACAACTAGAGATAGACGACCTGGTGAAGTAGACGGTGTTGATTATTTTTATAAAACAAAAGAAGAATTTGAGCAATTAATTAAGGATGGCCAGCTTTTAGAATATGCTCAATATGTCAATAATTATTATGGAACACCTCGTAACTATGTGGAAGAAACGTTAGAAAAAGGACAAGATGTATTCTTAGAAATAGAAGTGCAAGGTGCATTACAAGTAAAAGAAAATTTCCCAGAAGGCGTGTTTATATTCTTGTTTCCACCAAGTCTTGATGAGTTAAAAAACCGCATTGTAAGTCGAGGAACAGAATCTCAAGAATTGGTTTTAAATCGATTAAAGGAAGCGCGTAACGAAATCGAGATGATGGATGCTTATGATTATGTAGTGGTTAATGATGAAGTACAGCATGCGGTAGATAAAGTAAAAACAATAATTAAAAGTGAGCATTTGAAACGAGAGCGAATTGCAAAACAATATAAAAAGATATTGGAGGATGAGTTATCATGATGTTAGAACCTTCTATTGATGCTTTACAAAAACGAATTAAATCCAAGTACAGCCTAGTAACACTATCTGCAAGAAGAGCGAGACAACTGAGTGAATCTAAACAACCATTGGTTGAAAAGTCAAAATCTCATAAGTTTGTTGGTATGGCTCTTGAAGAGATTGAAGCAGGAAAATTATATATCGAGAATTAATATGAACCCTCTGCCACACTGCGGAGGGTTTTTCGTTGTTGTATAGGAATTATAAAATTAGTGTGTGGTGGATAATTAAATAACTGAACCAGCCACGTCCGGCGCTTCGCCTTTGTTCTGATAGATCGTTAATACTTTTCAAAAGCGATTGTTCTCATAATATGTTATAAATAAGTTAGAATGATCGGATAGTTGAAGGGGGTAGAATCATGCTAAAAAACAAGAAAATTTTACTTGGTGTTTCTGGTGGAATAGCTGTATATAAAGCATGTGGTCTGGCAAGTAAACTAACTCAAGTAGGTGCAGAGGTCAGAGTAATAATGACAGAAAGTGCTCGTGAATTTGTTTCACCACTTACTTTTCAAGCATTAACTAGAAATCCAGTATATACAGATACATTTGATGAAAAAAACCCAAAGAAAATAGCGCATATTGATATAGCAGATTGGGCAGATATTGCCATTATTGCTCCTGCTACAGCAAATATTATTGGTAAACTGGCTAGTGGACAAGCAGATGATATGCTCTCAACTACGATGTTAGCGACACAAGCGGAAGTCTATATAGCGCCTGCAATGAATGTACATATGTATGCTCATCCAGCCGTGATTAAAAATATGAAACAACTTGAATCTTGGGGTTATCACTTTATTGAACCTGGTGCAGGTTATTTAGCATGTGGTTATGTCGGAAAAGGAAGACTGGAAGAACCTGAAGAGATTGTTTCCGTCATCCAAAGACATGTTTCACAACAACAATATTTACATGGGAAAAAAATCCTGATTTCTGCAGGTCCTACTCGAGAAATCGTAGATCCTGTTCGCTTTTTCTCTAATCGTTCATCAGGAAAAATGGGATTCGCCTTGGCAGAGGCAGCGGCAAATCTAGGAGCGGAAGTTACACTTGTTTCAGGTCCGGTTAATTTACAAATAAATCATCCCAATATTAGACGAATCGATATAACCTCTGCTGAAGAGATGTTTGATGTGATCACAGATCATTTTGATCAACAGGATATAGTGATTAAATCTGCAGCAGTTGCTGATTATCGTCCTAAATTCATTCATCAAGGAAAAATGAAGAAAAAGGACGGAAATTACACAATTGAAATGGAAAGAACAAAAGATATATTAGCAACACTAGGTGAAAAGAAGAAACATCAATTTTTAGTGGGATTTGCAGCTGAAACAGATACTCCGATTGAATACGGATTAGGAAAATTAGATCATAAAAATCTAGATGCAATTGTTGTAAATGATATTAGTTCAGATGGTGCAGGCTTTGAGGGAGACACGAATATCGTTACGTATATAAATAAGAAAAAACAACAAGAATCAATTCATCAAGCAACAAAGACAGATATAGCTTATAAACTATTTGAATGGATTATCCGAGACTTAAAGGATGATGACCGTTGAATATAGCTAGTGTTATCGTGGATGTACCATCTAGTTCAACAAATCAGACATTTGATTATCTTATTCCTGAGCAGTTTCAGGGAGTTATTCAAAAAGGTATGAGGGTAATTGTACCCTTTGGACCAAGAAAAATTATGGGATTTGTGACAGGAGTTAAAGATGATACTTCGTTATCAAAGGTAAAAGAAATTATAGATGTCTTGGATATAAGTCCAGTTTTAACAGAAGAGTTATTAAGTTTAGGTAAATGGGTTTCTGAAAAAACATTAAGTCTATCCATTACTGTTCTACAAACGATGCTTCCACAAGTTTTAAAATCTCAGTATAGTAAAGATTTAGTAAGAGAGACAGAGGCGCAATTGCCAGATGAACTTGAGGCATTATTTGCTGGACGTGAATCCATTGACTTTGATGAGATTGGAAAATCAACTATCTCATATAGAATAATTAAAAATCATATTGATTCTGGTGATTTATCCGTGTCATATCATGTACAATCTAGAATCACGAAGAAATATCAAACGATGGTAATCCCTTCAAAACCTCCAATTCAGCTAGAAGAAGAGATAATGAGTTTATCGAAGAATGCGAGTAAACAAAAGCAATTATTATCTTATCTTGCAGATCATCAAAGTGAAGTAGAAAAGAAACATCTATTACAAATAACCAATGCTTCTGCACAAACACTAAAGGCAATTGAAGAAAAGGGAATTGTTCAAACCTATCAAAAAGAAGTTTTTCGTGATCCATACAAAGATCAATTTATCGAAGCTACTTCTCCTCTATCTTTAACAATGGAGCAAACTCAAGCCATTGAACCAATAAAAAAGAGTATGGAAAACCATACCAGTGAAACTTTCTTATTACATGGGGTAACTGGTAGTGGGAAAACAGAGATCTATTTACAAGCAATTCAACAAGTCATTGAAGAAGGTAAAGAAGCTATTGTGCTTGTACCGGAAATTTCTCTTACCCCTCAAATGGTAAAAAGATTTAAAGGGAGATTCGGTAGTAAAGTAGCGGTCATGCATAGTGGATTATCTTCCGGAGAGAAGTACGATGAATGGAGAAAAATTCATGGTCAAGAAGTTCAAGTAGTAGTAGGCGCTCGATCAGCGATATTTGCACCTTTTGAAAATCTAGGAATTATTATTATAGATGAAGAGCATGAAACAACATATAAACAAGAGGATCAACCGCGTTATCATGCAAGAGATGTCGCGATAGAGAGGGCAGAGTATCATCAATGTCCGGTTGTACTTGGGAGTGCCACTCCATCCCTTGAATCCTTTGCTAGAGCATCCAAAAATGTATACACATTATTAACATTACAG encodes:
- a CDS encoding organic hydroperoxide resistance protein codes for the protein MSDILFTSTATAKNGRDGHVKSDDGIIDVDLVNPAGGKSDKKGSNPEQLFAAGYSACYDGALNHVASEKGKKISSETTADVHFMKDTSDGGFKIGATLHIKIEGVSQDEAQELAEAAHDFCPYSKATRGNIEVTLKPEAV
- the coaBC gene encoding bifunctional phosphopantothenoylcysteine decarboxylase/phosphopantothenate--cysteine ligase CoaBC; the encoded protein is MLKNKKILLGVSGGIAVYKACGLASKLTQVGAEVRVIMTESAREFVSPLTFQALTRNPVYTDTFDEKNPKKIAHIDIADWADIAIIAPATANIIGKLASGQADDMLSTTMLATQAEVYIAPAMNVHMYAHPAVIKNMKQLESWGYHFIEPGAGYLACGYVGKGRLEEPEEIVSVIQRHVSQQQYLHGKKILISAGPTREIVDPVRFFSNRSSGKMGFALAEAAANLGAEVTLVSGPVNLQINHPNIRRIDITSAEEMFDVITDHFDQQDIVIKSAAVADYRPKFIHQGKMKKKDGNYTIEMERTKDILATLGEKKKHQFLVGFAAETDTPIEYGLGKLDHKNLDAIVVNDISSDGAGFEGDTNIVTYINKKKQQESIHQATKTDIAYKLFEWIIRDLKDDDR
- the remA gene encoding extracellular matrix/biofilm regulator RemA produces the protein MNLSLINIGFGNVVSANRIISIVSPESAPIKRIITVARDNNKLVDATYGRRTRAVIITDSDHVVLSAVQPETVGQRVISNDEISDE
- the rpoZ gene encoding DNA-directed RNA polymerase subunit omega; protein product: MMLEPSIDALQKRIKSKYSLVTLSARRARQLSESKQPLVEKSKSHKFVGMALEEIEAGKLYIEN
- a CDS encoding cation-translocating P-type ATPase; translated protein: MKWYQLDVEKVEQKLQVISNRGLNNKQAVERRKQHGENILESKKQVSNWILFFKQFQDFMVLVLLAATLIAGLLGEYIDAIAIMVIVLINGCIGFFQEQKAENSLEKLKELSAPIASVLREKQWEKISSRDIVVGDVVRINSGDRIPADIRIIKSNGLETEESALTGESLPVSKHATAITAENLDVQDQTNMGFMGTMVTRGSGTGVVVGTGMKTVMGQIASLIEGTKKTVTPLEMKLAELGKILIVVALLLTVLVVGVGVVQGHPMYEMFLAGVSLAVAAIPEGLPAIVTVALSLGVQRMIRKKAIVRKLSAVETLGCASVVCSDKTGTMTENQMTVKEMYLNGEYLYVTGDGYQTQGDFFLNKNKVERTHPNLETMLLYGMICNHSQLMVKKGKNFIDGDPTDGALLVAARKLGLHADRKEDYHVIKELPFDSDRKRMSIIVEDKNGMKMIITKGAPDVLLPRSTYYLDENGRSLLKKEDTKEIENAVYHMAGKALRTIAIGVRILPNNMDIDSTIIENELTFIGLYGLMDPPRKEVKSAIRECKEAGIKTVMITGDHAHTARAIASHLQLLPENGLLFEGKQLNNMSDQELENVIEDAYVFARVTPEHKLRIVKAFQNKGHIVAMTGDGVNDAPAIKASDIGISMGINGTDVTKEASSLVLMDDNFATIKSAINEGRNIYENIRKFIRYLLASNVGEILVMLFAMLLALPLPLVPVQILWVNLVTDGLPAMALGVDKAESDVMKRGPRNPREGIFSRGLGYKIVSRGILIGIVTLIAFMVTYQNNTEHLIYAQTTAFATLVVAQLIHVFDCRSEHSVFARNPFGNMYLVYAVISSLLLLFVVIYWEPLQPIFHTTSLSIIDWLLVVGLGAIPTVLFGYSKK
- a CDS encoding Rqc2 family fibronectin-binding protein, with product MPFDGIVTRAITEELENKIVRGKIAKIYQPTDSEIVMTVRNNSVNQSLLFSIHPTYARFHITNDTYMNPKEPPMFCMVLRKHLSGAIVEKIEQKGMERIVIFSIRTRNEIGDISYKQLIMELMGKHSNLILVDQEKGVIIDSLKHISYSQNRHRSILPGQSYQSPPDQQKFHPLELSSDQFIQKLDFNSGKIDQQMLQILEGFSPLITKDFASKVALGTNEQYQSMFEKVQRRLDAHEYTPTIYRNGKEDFHVLPLTSKSNAEKEPFESVNQMLDTFYSGKAERDRVKQQAKDLYRFIKNEKQKNERKLKKHQQTIQKSEHADEYQRLGELLTAHMHEVQFGDKQVEVVDYYDPDQKKVLIKLNPQKSPSENAQSYFKTYAKLKKSRQIMQSEIKRTDLEIQYLDQLLQQLDVASTEDIEEIREELREEGYLKKQRQTKKKKKPQQPAPEEYISSEGTTILVGKNNKQNEYATMRLANRDDIWLHTKDIPGSHVIIRDKQASEQTIKEAAQLAAYFSKSQQSSSVPVDYTSIRHVRKPNGAKPGYVIYDNQKTIYVTPSKEIVDRLRKG
- the gmk gene encoding guanylate kinase encodes the protein MIKEKGILFILSGPSGVGKGTVRKKLFEEETDLQYSISMTTRDRRPGEVDGVDYFYKTKEEFEQLIKDGQLLEYAQYVNNYYGTPRNYVEETLEKGQDVFLEIEVQGALQVKENFPEGVFIFLFPPSLDELKNRIVSRGTESQELVLNRLKEARNEIEMMDAYDYVVVNDEVQHAVDKVKTIIKSEHLKRERIAKQYKKILEDELS
- the priA gene encoding primosomal protein N'; the protein is MNIASVIVDVPSSSTNQTFDYLIPEQFQGVIQKGMRVIVPFGPRKIMGFVTGVKDDTSLSKVKEIIDVLDISPVLTEELLSLGKWVSEKTLSLSITVLQTMLPQVLKSQYSKDLVRETEAQLPDELEALFAGRESIDFDEIGKSTISYRIIKNHIDSGDLSVSYHVQSRITKKYQTMVIPSKPPIQLEEEIMSLSKNASKQKQLLSYLADHQSEVEKKHLLQITNASAQTLKAIEEKGIVQTYQKEVFRDPYKDQFIEATSPLSLTMEQTQAIEPIKKSMENHTSETFLLHGVTGSGKTEIYLQAIQQVIEEGKEAIVLVPEISLTPQMVKRFKGRFGSKVAVMHSGLSSGEKYDEWRKIHGQEVQVVVGARSAIFAPFENLGIIIIDEEHETTYKQEDQPRYHARDVAIERAEYHQCPVVLGSATPSLESFARASKNVYTLLTLQERTNRQTMPKVDIVDMRNELHAGNRSMFSRPLMEQIDERLRRGEQIVLLLNRRGYSTFVMCRDCGHVCECPHCDIALTYHKNAQRLKCHYCSYEQAVPQICPECESDLIRYFGTGTQKVEEELAKQIPDARVIRMDVDTTRRKGSHEKLLKQFSEKKADILLGTQMIAKGLDFANVTLVGVLSADSMLHIPDFRSSERTFQLLTQVSGRAGRHELPGEVIVQTYTPEHYSIEFASEYDYDNFYRKEMAMRKAFQYPPYVFLGLITVAHENHARAIQVTQEIVQMLSNIVEKRTTVLGPTPSPVPRIKDRYRYQCMIKYKNEPNLHEYLGHIQDHFSDEIRKQQLQLTIDMQPYYMM
- a CDS encoding LysR family transcriptional regulator, with product MRMDDYELLIRLNEIGTIRGTAKAVLISQPAVTQRLKYMEDYFGEAIFIRTSKRLLPTPAGEIIIQHAKRVIYQEKVLKNRLAETGEEIQGTLSIACSTLISQRFLPSILGEFTANYPKVTIDLVTGISEDIRRNHKKYHICIIRGEKLKETTSVHLFDDPLYMFDTEHFPSNQVKERPLISFKSDDSMHELVDNWLYHQQESINPVKTLTVDQIETCKQFMKQGIGMAVLPESVSDHLKEEYPHIALEINGKPVTRDTWVCYQEGIRKLPQVDHFLELLQKTTF
- a CDS encoding class I SAM-dependent methyltransferase codes for the protein MDEKSLVKKAFAKNSNAYITSKTHANEKELEKMIAWTAPNKEMVMLDIATGGGHVAKQFSPHVKNVIATDLTPEMLQETRYHLINYTNIQYVVVDAENLPFLDQTFDIVSCRIAAHHFPNPTKFIEETNRVLKPKGTFIFVDNISSEDNELDLYVNELEKLRDPSHMRSLKVSEWKQIISTYPLSIRKEQLQKKILPFQDWVNRTVEDPKQKNAVESYLLDANTRVKAYFDVKQQKEQLLSFSIDEWMVMYQKGD